A section of the Thermoleophilaceae bacterium genome encodes:
- a CDS encoding MarR family winged helix-turn-helix transcriptional regulator codes for MLGEQRPPEALSGYTGFLMNWVGARSRARFAQALHERTGLHPREFGVLNVLARNPGMTQQDLGQLAGVDPSTMVATLDGLEERGLAERRPHPDDRRKRAIYLTAAGQDALREGRKVGNVVGREVFAPLTGDERKQLHALLRKLSGLDTEP; via the coding sequence ATGTTGGGGGAGCAGCGCCCGCCGGAAGCCCTGAGCGGCTACACGGGCTTTCTCATGAACTGGGTCGGTGCCCGATCGCGGGCGCGTTTTGCGCAGGCCCTGCATGAACGCACGGGCCTCCACCCGCGTGAGTTCGGCGTGCTGAACGTGCTGGCGCGGAACCCGGGGATGACACAGCAGGACCTGGGGCAGCTCGCCGGAGTGGACCCGAGCACGATGGTCGCCACGCTCGACGGCCTGGAGGAGCGCGGGCTCGCGGAACGGCGTCCTCATCCAGACGACCGGCGCAAGCGCGCGATCTACCTCACGGCTGCGGGGCAGGACGCGCTACGGGAGGGACGCAAGGTGGGGAACGTGGTGGGGCGCGAGGTATTCGCGCCGCTTACCGGCGATGAGCGCAAGCAGCTGCATGCGCTGCTGCGCAAGCTGAGCGGCCTGGACACCGAGCCTTAG
- a CDS encoding MMPL family transporter, with protein sequence MERLTRWTLAHRRLVVIGWIVLTIVGIATVNNAVKAMDQKFSVPGREGWQTNAEISKIYDQTGGDTAPLLPVVTLPAGKSASDPAIRSQLRDLEQRTQKAIPRARVAGYGSTGSRAFLSKDGRTAFVIAYPPADPNATFGGNPNAEKHLRATLKGMTIGGAPVHLTGYDALAAQSGGGNGPGVLVEALVGGFGALIVLAFVFASFLALVPLLMAIPAIMTSFLIVYGLTAVTGISPIVQFLIALIGLGVAIDYSLLVVVRWREERAHGYEGDEAIVRAMGTAGRAVVFSGTTVAIGLLALIVLPLPFLRSMGYGGMVIPLVSVLVALTLLPVVLHSWGTKLDWPHRRTDDKASRSWTRWAQGTVRHRWVAAVGALLVLGVLVVAATGMHPGIADVNTIAKQGDAKDGLTALEKSGIGSGALLPHEILTRTTPPDRVAAAVAKVDGIHGAVAPPSASWRKDGTQLVNAFATPDGSSQQGRDLVSEVRDAAHAQGADVQVGGQQASNNDFIHAVYGNFPLMIGLIAVASFLLLARAFRSLLLPAKAVILNVISVAAAWGIMTLIWQEGHGSEAIWGIPATGAIDSWIPLIVFAFLFGLSMDYEVFILTRMREEYDKTGDTNGAVVRGIGRTGRLVTSAALILFLAFLSLASGPDTAVKVLATGLAAGILLDATLIRALLVPAVVSLFGRWNWWLPHRAARVLRVEPSPRPAQETAG encoded by the coding sequence ATGGAACGTTTGACTCGCTGGACTCTCGCTCATCGTCGTCTCGTCGTGATCGGCTGGATCGTGCTCACGATCGTCGGCATCGCCACCGTGAACAACGCGGTGAAGGCGATGGACCAGAAGTTCTCGGTGCCAGGCCGAGAGGGCTGGCAGACCAACGCCGAGATCTCGAAGATCTACGACCAGACGGGCGGCGACACGGCCCCGCTCCTGCCCGTCGTCACGCTCCCGGCCGGCAAGTCGGCCTCCGACCCCGCGATCCGCTCGCAGCTGCGCGACCTCGAACAGCGCACGCAGAAGGCGATCCCGCGCGCCCGCGTGGCCGGCTATGGCTCCACCGGCAGCAGGGCCTTCCTGTCGAAGGACGGGCGCACCGCCTTCGTGATCGCCTACCCGCCGGCCGACCCGAACGCGACCTTCGGCGGCAACCCGAACGCGGAGAAGCATCTGCGGGCCACGCTCAAGGGGATGACGATCGGCGGCGCGCCCGTTCACCTCACGGGCTACGACGCGCTGGCCGCCCAGAGCGGCGGGGGCAACGGACCGGGGGTGCTCGTGGAGGCGCTCGTCGGAGGCTTCGGCGCGCTGATCGTGCTGGCCTTCGTGTTCGCCTCGTTCCTGGCGCTCGTCCCGCTGCTGATGGCGATCCCCGCGATCATGACCAGCTTCCTGATCGTCTACGGGCTCACCGCCGTCACGGGCATCTCCCCGATCGTCCAGTTCCTGATCGCGCTGATCGGGCTCGGCGTGGCCATCGACTACTCGCTGCTCGTGGTGGTGCGCTGGCGCGAGGAGCGCGCGCACGGGTACGAGGGCGACGAGGCGATCGTCCGCGCGATGGGAACCGCCGGGCGCGCCGTGGTGTTCAGCGGCACCACCGTCGCGATCGGGCTGCTCGCGCTGATCGTGCTGCCGCTGCCGTTCCTGCGCAGCATGGGCTACGGCGGGATGGTGATCCCACTCGTGTCGGTGCTCGTGGCGCTCACGCTCCTGCCGGTGGTGCTGCACTCGTGGGGCACGAAGCTCGACTGGCCGCACCGGCGCACCGACGACAAGGCGTCGCGCAGCTGGACCCGCTGGGCGCAGGGAACCGTGCGCCACCGCTGGGTGGCCGCGGTGGGAGCGCTGCTCGTGCTCGGCGTGCTCGTGGTGGCCGCCACCGGGATGCATCCGGGCATCGCGGACGTGAACACGATCGCGAAGCAGGGGGACGCGAAGGACGGGCTCACTGCCCTCGAGAAGTCCGGCATCGGCTCGGGTGCCCTGCTCCCCCACGAGATCCTCACACGCACCACTCCGCCCGACAGGGTGGCGGCGGCCGTGGCCAAGGTGGACGGCATCCACGGTGCCGTGGCGCCACCGAGTGCCTCGTGGCGAAAGGACGGCACGCAGCTCGTGAACGCCTTCGCCACTCCGGACGGCTCCTCACAACAGGGGCGCGACCTCGTGTCCGAGGTGCGCGACGCCGCTCATGCGCAGGGGGCGGACGTGCAGGTGGGCGGCCAGCAGGCATCCAACAACGACTTCATCCACGCCGTCTACGGCAACTTCCCGCTGATGATCGGACTGATCGCGGTCGCGAGTTTCCTGCTCCTTGCGCGCGCCTTCCGCTCGCTGCTCCTGCCGGCCAAGGCCGTGATCCTCAACGTGATCAGCGTGGCGGCGGCGTGGGGCATCATGACGCTCATCTGGCAGGAGGGCCACGGTTCGGAGGCGATCTGGGGCATCCCGGCCACGGGGGCGATCGACTCGTGGATCCCGCTGATCGTGTTCGCCTTCCTGTTCGGGCTGTCCATGGACTACGAGGTGTTCATCCTCACGCGCATGCGGGAGGAGTACGACAAGACCGGAGACACGAACGGTGCGGTCGTGCGCGGCATAGGACGGACGGGCAGACTCGTGACGAGCGCCGCGCTGATCCTCTTCCTCGCCTTCCTGTCGCTCGCGTCCGGTCCGGACACGGCGGTGAAGGTGCTGGCCACGGGCCTCGCCGCGGGCATCCTGCTCGACGCGACGCTCATCCGGGCACTGCTCGTGCCGGCGGTGGTGTCGCTGTTCGGGCGCTGGAACTGGTGGCTACCGCACCGCGCGGCTCGCGTGCTGCGCGTGGAACCGTCGCCGCGGCCGGCACAGGAGACCGCGGGCTAG
- a CDS encoding AbrB family transcriptional regulator, with the protein MRRAAALIPVGLATFGVGYCLKEAGLPSSYLFAALLVGLAVALALPGRVAVPRGAFIAGQAVTGVALGAFVRSSALRALAHAWLPVVLVSAATLGVCILGGMLLARFTALDPPTAQLGSVAGGASGIVAMADDLGADARIVAFMQYLRVLVVVLLTPFFLAVLFPGHTSGHPAATPLIGEARDWLLTLAIAAGGLAISRLARMTAGTLLMPMIVAAAVVLAVPGGEFVVPQLAAQTAFALIGLQVGLRFTMDTVRLLGRLFVPVLLSIVGLLLACFGLGVILHLTTSNVSMLDAYLATTPGGLFAVLAVAFGAGANTTFILAVQGLRILVMVLLAPLVVRRLTRDRRTPATATGST; encoded by the coding sequence ATGCGCCGCGCCGCCGCGCTGATCCCGGTCGGGCTCGCAACCTTCGGGGTCGGCTATTGCCTCAAGGAGGCGGGCCTGCCGTCGTCGTATCTGTTCGCGGCGCTGCTCGTCGGGCTCGCGGTGGCGCTCGCGCTGCCCGGCAGGGTGGCGGTTCCGCGGGGCGCGTTCATCGCGGGACAGGCGGTGACCGGAGTGGCGCTGGGTGCGTTCGTGCGCTCGTCGGCGCTCAGGGCGCTCGCGCACGCGTGGCTGCCGGTCGTGCTCGTGAGCGCCGCCACGCTCGGCGTGTGCATCCTCGGCGGAATGTTGCTCGCGCGCTTCACGGCGCTCGACCCACCCACCGCGCAGCTCGGCTCCGTGGCGGGCGGCGCGTCCGGCATCGTCGCTATGGCGGACGACCTCGGAGCGGACGCGCGCATCGTCGCGTTCATGCAGTACCTGCGTGTGCTCGTGGTGGTGCTGCTCACGCCGTTCTTCCTCGCCGTCCTCTTTCCGGGACACACGAGTGGCCACCCGGCGGCCACCCCGCTGATCGGAGAGGCGAGGGACTGGCTGCTCACGCTTGCCATAGCGGCCGGCGGCCTGGCGATCTCGCGCCTCGCGCGGATGACCGCGGGCACGCTGCTCATGCCGATGATCGTGGCCGCGGCGGTGGTGCTCGCGGTGCCCGGCGGGGAGTTCGTGGTGCCGCAGCTCGCCGCTCAGACGGCGTTCGCGCTGATCGGCCTCCAGGTGGGCCTGCGGTTCACGATGGACACGGTGCGGCTGCTCGGGCGGCTGTTCGTGCCGGTGCTCCTGTCGATCGTGGGCCTGCTGCTCGCATGCTTCGGGCTCGGCGTGATCCTGCACCTGACGACGTCGAACGTGTCGATGCTCGATGCCTATCTCGCCACCACGCCGGGCGGCCTGTTCGCGGTGCTGGCGGTGGCCTTCGGTGCGGGCGCGAACACCACGTTCATCCTCGCCGTGCAGGGCCTGCGGATCCTCGTGATGGTGCTGCTGGCGCCGCTGGTGGTGCGCCGGCTAACTCGGGACCGGCGCACCCCAGCAACGGCGACAGGGTCTACGTAA
- a CDS encoding 4-hydroxyphenylacetate 3-hydroxylase N-terminal domain-containing protein, whose product MIRTGEQYLESVRDGRRVLCGGEMIDDITTHPKTRGYAQAIAEYYDMHHDPEHQDVMTFVDENGERWAKHWFLPRNKEDLVARREYHDYLFRHWARGAMFTRPPASMLPVFYTLYQDPEPWESESRGHDGRPLADNIRNAWETMKSQDLSASPMFLDVQGDRSDPDSVAETPMLRMVDKNDEGIVVRGWKAIGTGVAFANNIFMGVLWKPGAVEEQIVFALVPANDPGVTHVVRPSLAQPDADPFDRPLASRGDELDGMAYFDDVLIPWDRVFHIGNPDHAKFYPQRLFDWIHAETQIRHVVNAEMIAGLGVLITEALGTAQAPIVASQVADLIRFRETCRAFTIAAEETGFMSPGGLYKPNNIFVDFGRAYYLENVHKMIEILIDFCGRGVVVYPTKADLDNPELGGALRAALRGHNTSAEDRTKIFRMIHERFLSEWGARHAMFEKFNGTPLWVIKLLTMQRVEYQADGPLTELARQVCGLEDVSGLAERANEEKADYPSIRVRPDYIKQQDVATTQDVEAAKALT is encoded by the coding sequence ATGATCAGGACAGGAGAGCAGTACCTCGAGTCGGTCCGTGACGGTCGCCGCGTGCTCTGCGGCGGGGAGATGATCGACGACATCACCACGCACCCCAAGACCCGCGGCTACGCGCAGGCGATCGCGGAGTACTACGACATGCATCACGACCCGGAGCACCAGGACGTGATGACGTTCGTCGATGAGAACGGCGAGCGCTGGGCCAAGCACTGGTTCCTGCCGCGCAACAAGGAGGACCTCGTGGCGCGGCGCGAGTACCACGACTACCTCTTCCGCCACTGGGCGCGCGGCGCGATGTTCACGCGGCCGCCGGCGAGCATGCTGCCGGTCTTCTACACGCTCTACCAGGATCCCGAGCCGTGGGAGTCCGAGTCGCGCGGGCACGACGGCCGGCCGCTAGCGGACAACATCCGCAACGCCTGGGAGACCATGAAGTCCCAGGACCTGTCGGCGTCGCCGATGTTCCTCGACGTTCAGGGCGACCGCTCGGATCCCGACTCCGTGGCCGAGACCCCGATGCTGCGCATGGTCGACAAGAACGACGAGGGCATCGTGGTGCGCGGCTGGAAGGCGATCGGCACCGGCGTCGCGTTCGCCAACAACATCTTCATGGGCGTCCTGTGGAAGCCGGGCGCCGTGGAGGAGCAGATCGTGTTCGCGCTGGTGCCTGCGAACGACCCCGGGGTCACGCACGTCGTGCGGCCGTCGCTGGCGCAGCCAGACGCCGACCCGTTCGACCGCCCGCTGGCGAGCCGCGGCGACGAGCTCGACGGCATGGCGTACTTCGACGACGTGCTGATCCCGTGGGACCGCGTGTTCCACATCGGCAACCCCGACCACGCGAAGTTCTACCCGCAGCGCCTGTTCGACTGGATCCACGCCGAGACGCAGATCCGGCACGTGGTGAACGCGGAGATGATCGCGGGGCTGGGCGTGCTGATCACGGAGGCGCTCGGCACCGCGCAGGCACCGATCGTGGCCTCGCAGGTGGCGGACCTGATCCGCTTCCGCGAGACATGCCGCGCGTTCACCATCGCGGCGGAGGAGACCGGCTTCATGTCGCCGGGCGGCCTCTACAAGCCGAACAACATCTTCGTGGACTTCGGCCGGGCGTACTACCTGGAGAACGTCCACAAGATGATCGAGATCCTGATCGACTTCTGCGGGCGCGGCGTGGTCGTGTACCCGACGAAGGCGGATCTCGACAACCCCGAGCTCGGCGGCGCGCTTCGCGCGGCGCTGCGCGGGCACAACACGAGCGCGGAGGACCGCACGAAGATCTTCCGCATGATCCACGAGCGCTTCCTGTCCGAATGGGGCGCTCGGCACGCGATGTTCGAGAAGTTCAACGGCACGCCGCTGTGGGTGATCAAGCTGCTGACGATGCAGCGCGTGGAGTACCAGGCGGACGGGCCGCTGACGGAGCTGGCACGCCAGGTGTGCGGGCTCGAGGACGTGAGCGGGCTCGCAGAGCGCGCGAACGAGGAGAAGGCGGACTACCCGTCGATCCGCGTGCGGCCGGACTACATCAAGCAGCAGGACGTGGCCACCACGCAGGACGTGGAGGCCGCAAAGGCTCTTACGTAG
- a CDS encoding flavin reductase family protein, translated as MTELQLRYRQAIGRFATGVTVITTVDGERLAGMTASAVASLSLEPPLLLVCINNRLPTHRALEQSRCFGVNVLGEGDEKLALKFATPAEDKFAGLKVGLDHGVPLLDRAIARFVCDVHECLPGGDHSIFIGAIRHCEHVPGRRPLLYFASGFGGLEPDALSRTAELLGMTGI; from the coding sequence ATGACCGAGCTTCAGCTCCGGTACCGGCAGGCCATCGGGCGCTTCGCCACCGGCGTCACCGTCATCACGACGGTGGACGGCGAGCGGCTCGCCGGCATGACCGCGAGCGCGGTGGCGTCGCTCTCGCTGGAGCCGCCGCTGCTCCTCGTGTGCATCAACAACAGGCTGCCCACGCACAGGGCGCTCGAGCAGAGCCGCTGCTTCGGCGTGAACGTGCTCGGCGAGGGGGACGAGAAGCTCGCGCTGAAGTTCGCCACGCCGGCTGAGGACAAGTTCGCCGGGCTCAAGGTCGGACTCGATCACGGCGTGCCGCTGCTCGACCGCGCGATCGCGCGCTTCGTGTGCGACGTGCACGAGTGCCTGCCGGGCGGCGACCACTCGATCTTCATCGGCGCGATTCGCCACTGCGAGCACGTGCCGGGTAGGCGGCCGCTCCTCTACTTCGCGAGCGGCTTTGGCGGGCTTGAACCGGATGCGCTCAGCCGTACGGCCGAGCTCCTCGGCATGACCGGAATCTAA
- a CDS encoding BTAD domain-containing putative transcriptional regulator, which translates to MELHVEGQFIRRKVAVPPQPQRLVPRARIDRLFAELVEAHPLVWVCATAGSGKTTAVSQALPLIERPVAWLTLDDTDAAAGRLVTYLEAALGTQVEATRGVATRALAGKLPHTEAAGLLAEAVGDVPLLLVIDELERIAESREALAVIAAFLRYAPAAMRVVLISRREVSIELDSSAILGGSVTVSEADLAFRATEAAKALAHAGRADIDPTQAVEATGGWVAGVLFEAWRSGEHVAGMGGEADALHGYLSSQILDRLSSEDREFLITTSVLDDVTAERAEALGEASAAERLVSLRGKHLPVAWREDGHSMRCHARLREYLLERLERRGGDSVRALRAAHAELLASEGQHEDAVEEFLKARMPERALAPAERAIGQVIDRLDYAVAERWLTALAELPGEGGGTLAVAEMMLALGREDYARCGRVADRLHMASERQRLARESPRAAAMMGWSYWHLGRWRDAQEVVSAAGDSPEIEAVRFTLNLVDHRLGGERPIEPVLSGSPLDALVVRVAYAHGRLRMLADAGASGWAAAVTEPWRIGLLRASGHPEQALELYEQAQAGGWAHVWLHAMVGPEILIDLRRPDEARAAVMHGRELTRTSGSLVFVMLNELIEAKMEIRLNRDPEAALAVLDRLEDRQAATEYRFIGEQADLWRGFALLELDDNERALFHLERAVATMEASDRRLELPTGAAYLSEARWRTGDEDGADAAADLAHDAALFHGSNHYLLLALADFPAVLARRLDAEPRADSPWHELGRALRAQEIAIELPFSARVELLEFGEPAILVNGRPAARPRIAKSYELLAYLTSRASPQASREELLTALFDGRDDGSARSYLRQALHQLREVLPDEVQVVSDSSGVALDESLRVTSESVRLETLLAEAARLQGEARLNATLSALAIAERGEFLPSIASAWVEARRDWLAEVVAEARQEAAELAFAAGRYPEAARLVDAILERDPFREGAHRLEMRIAGAVGDEDRVISAYRRCERALGELGIAPSSSTRQLLETLRR; encoded by the coding sequence ATGGAACTGCACGTGGAGGGGCAATTCATTCGCCGGAAGGTCGCCGTACCGCCGCAACCGCAGCGGCTGGTTCCGCGCGCGCGAATCGACCGCCTGTTCGCGGAGCTCGTGGAGGCGCACCCGCTCGTATGGGTCTGCGCGACCGCGGGGTCGGGCAAGACCACGGCTGTCTCGCAGGCGCTGCCCCTGATCGAGCGGCCGGTGGCGTGGCTCACGCTCGACGACACGGACGCCGCGGCGGGCCGGCTCGTGACCTACCTCGAGGCTGCGCTGGGGACGCAGGTGGAGGCCACGCGCGGCGTCGCCACGCGCGCGCTCGCGGGGAAGCTGCCCCACACGGAGGCGGCGGGATTGCTCGCCGAGGCGGTGGGCGACGTGCCGCTGCTCCTCGTGATCGACGAGCTCGAGCGCATTGCCGAGTCGCGCGAGGCGCTTGCCGTGATCGCCGCCTTCCTGCGCTACGCGCCGGCGGCGATGCGCGTCGTGCTGATCAGCCGGCGCGAGGTGAGCATCGAGCTCGACTCGAGCGCGATCCTCGGCGGCAGCGTGACAGTGTCCGAGGCGGATCTTGCCTTCCGCGCCACGGAGGCCGCGAAGGCGCTCGCGCACGCCGGCCGGGCCGACATCGATCCGACGCAGGCGGTGGAGGCAACCGGCGGCTGGGTGGCGGGGGTGCTGTTCGAGGCGTGGCGGTCGGGCGAGCACGTGGCCGGCATGGGCGGCGAGGCCGACGCTCTCCACGGCTATCTCTCCTCGCAGATCCTCGACCGGCTCAGTTCCGAGGACCGCGAGTTCCTGATCACCACGTCGGTGCTCGACGATGTGACGGCGGAGCGCGCCGAGGCGCTGGGCGAGGCGAGCGCGGCCGAGCGGCTCGTGTCCCTGCGCGGCAAGCACCTACCGGTGGCCTGGCGCGAGGACGGCCATTCGATGCGCTGCCACGCGCGGCTGCGCGAATACCTCCTGGAGCGGCTCGAACGACGGGGTGGCGACAGCGTTCGCGCGCTGCGCGCCGCGCACGCGGAGCTGCTGGCGAGCGAGGGCCAGCACGAGGACGCAGTGGAGGAGTTCCTGAAGGCGCGCATGCCGGAGCGGGCGCTCGCTCCGGCGGAACGCGCGATCGGGCAAGTTATCGACCGGCTCGATTACGCGGTGGCCGAGCGCTGGCTCACCGCGCTTGCGGAGCTGCCCGGGGAGGGTGGCGGCACGCTCGCGGTGGCCGAGATGATGCTCGCGCTCGGCCGCGAGGATTACGCGCGCTGCGGCCGGGTGGCGGACCGGCTGCACATGGCGTCCGAGCGGCAGCGGCTCGCGCGCGAGTCCCCCCGCGCGGCGGCGATGATGGGCTGGAGCTACTGGCACCTCGGCCGCTGGCGCGACGCTCAGGAGGTCGTGTCGGCCGCTGGGGACAGCCCGGAGATCGAGGCGGTGCGCTTCACGCTCAACCTCGTGGACCACCGCCTGGGCGGCGAGCGCCCGATCGAGCCGGTGCTGAGCGGCAGCCCGCTCGACGCGCTCGTGGTGCGCGTGGCGTACGCGCACGGACGCTTGCGGATGCTCGCGGACGCGGGCGCCTCCGGCTGGGCGGCCGCGGTAACCGAGCCGTGGCGCATCGGTCTCTTGCGCGCGAGCGGCCATCCCGAGCAGGCACTCGAGCTGTACGAGCAGGCGCAGGCCGGCGGCTGGGCGCACGTGTGGCTGCACGCGATGGTGGGCCCGGAGATCCTGATCGACCTTCGGCGTCCGGACGAGGCGCGCGCCGCCGTGATGCACGGGCGCGAGCTCACGCGCACCAGCGGCTCCCTCGTCTTCGTGATGCTCAACGAGCTGATCGAGGCGAAGATGGAGATCCGCCTCAACCGCGATCCGGAGGCGGCGCTGGCGGTGCTCGACCGCCTCGAGGACCGCCAGGCGGCCACCGAGTACCGCTTCATCGGCGAGCAGGCCGACCTGTGGCGCGGCTTCGCGCTGCTCGAGCTGGATGACAACGAGCGGGCGCTCTTCCACCTCGAGCGCGCGGTGGCCACGATGGAGGCGAGCGACCGCCGGCTCGAGCTGCCCACCGGGGCCGCCTACCTGAGCGAGGCGCGCTGGCGGACCGGTGACGAGGACGGTGCCGATGCCGCGGCCGACCTGGCGCACGACGCCGCCCTCTTCCACGGGTCGAACCACTACCTGCTGCTTGCGCTGGCGGACTTCCCGGCCGTGCTTGCGCGCCGGCTCGACGCGGAGCCACGGGCGGACTCGCCATGGCACGAGCTCGGCCGCGCCCTGCGGGCGCAGGAGATAGCCATCGAGCTGCCGTTCTCCGCAAGGGTGGAGCTGCTCGAGTTCGGCGAGCCGGCGATCCTCGTGAACGGCCGGCCGGCGGCGCGCCCGCGCATCGCGAAGAGCTACGAGCTGCTCGCGTATCTCACCAGCCGCGCCAGTCCGCAGGCGAGCCGCGAGGAGCTCCTCACCGCGCTGTTCGACGGCCGCGACGACGGCTCGGCGCGCTCGTACCTGCGGCAGGCGCTGCACCAGCTTCGGGAGGTTCTCCCCGACGAGGTTCAAGTCGTCTCCGACAGCTCCGGAGTCGCGCTCGACGAGTCGCTGCGGGTGACGAGCGAGTCGGTGAGGCTCGAGACGCTGCTCGCAGAGGCGGCCCGGCTCCAGGGCGAGGCCCGGCTCAACGCAACGCTGAGCGCGCTCGCGATCGCCGAGCGCGGAGAGTTCCTGCCGAGCATTGCCTCCGCGTGGGTGGAGGCTCGCCGCGACTGGCTGGCGGAGGTGGTGGCGGAGGCTCGCCAGGAGGCCGCCGAGCTCGCCTTCGCCGCCGGCCGCTATCCCGAGGCCGCGCGGCTCGTGGATGCGATTCTCGAACGCGATCCGTTCCGCGAGGGCGCGCACCGCCTCGAGATGCGAATCGCAGGCGCGGTGGGCGACGAGGACCGCGTGATCAGCGCCTACCGCCGCTGCGAGCGGGCGCTTGGCGAGCTCGGCATCGCGCCGTCGTCGAGCACGCGGCAGCTGCTCGAGACGCTGCGCCGCTGA
- a CDS encoding glycosyltransferase: MRVLVVTNMYPTPRRPALGPFVRDQVEALRELDGLEVELHSFDPPGGIRPYLSEALALARRYRGSRYDIVHSHYGLTGFCALAIRGARERVVTFHGDDLRLAKVAPISRLVARLTDLPATVSANLARSEAAGLGGPGTRRRVAVLPCGVDLERLKPMPRVDARRELGLDPDGRYLLFPADPARPEKRIDRARELVSEGVELIHYDNTPPERVPLYINAANAVVVTSEREGFGLAPLEALACDVPVLATDVGIAPLVLEGVAGTLCAPFEAEAWRRALVPHLERADPRVDGRGRAALFGSRRMAERVACAYRDLLG; this comes from the coding sequence GTGCGAGTGCTGGTGGTGACGAACATGTACCCCACGCCGCGGCGGCCGGCGCTCGGTCCCTTCGTGCGCGATCAGGTGGAGGCGCTCCGCGAGCTGGACGGGCTGGAGGTCGAGCTGCACAGCTTCGACCCGCCGGGCGGGATCCGCCCGTACCTGTCGGAGGCGCTCGCGCTGGCGCGGCGCTATCGCGGGTCCCGCTACGACATCGTGCACTCGCATTACGGCCTCACGGGCTTCTGCGCGCTCGCCATCCGCGGCGCGCGCGAGCGTGTGGTCACGTTCCACGGTGATGACCTGCGGCTCGCGAAGGTGGCGCCGATCTCGCGCCTCGTCGCGCGCTTGACCGACCTGCCCGCCACGGTGTCGGCAAACCTCGCCCGCTCGGAGGCGGCGGGCCTCGGAGGGCCCGGCACCCGGCGCCGCGTGGCGGTCTTGCCGTGCGGCGTGGATCTCGAGCGCCTGAAGCCGATGCCGCGCGTGGACGCTCGTCGTGAGCTGGGGCTCGACCCGGACGGCCGCTACCTCCTCTTCCCGGCCGATCCCGCGCGGCCCGAGAAGCGCATCGACCGCGCCCGCGAACTGGTGAGCGAAGGCGTCGAGCTGATCCACTACGACAACACGCCGCCCGAGCGCGTGCCGCTCTACATCAACGCCGCCAACGCGGTTGTGGTGACGTCGGAGCGAGAGGGCTTCGGGCTGGCGCCCCTCGAGGCGCTGGCCTGCGACGTGCCGGTGCTCGCCACCGACGTGGGAATCGCGCCGCTCGTTCTCGAGGGGGTGGCCGGCACCCTCTGCGCGCCGTTCGAGGCCGAGGCGTGGCGGCGCGCGCTCGTGCCGCATCTCGAGCGGGCGGATCCGCGCGTGGACGGGCGCGGGCGCGCGGCGCTCTTCGGCAGCCGCAGGATGGCCGAGCGCGTGGCCTGTGCCTACCGAGATTTACTGGGCTGA
- a CDS encoding zinc ribbon domain-containing protein — MPAFLTRLFERLKAKADRSAAGTAVPAGLDPNERRGPTARERMLIRRRLRATGQEDAEAEALRRALGERQTLDELLASGVVARCPSCGELTGRRDRTCSNCGAQLASEQPTERHTAGRDQNGHATAPSTAVKGASSVRSPTPPAR; from the coding sequence ATGCCAGCTTTTCTCACACGCCTGTTCGAGCGACTGAAGGCGAAGGCCGACCGCTCGGCCGCCGGCACAGCGGTGCCCGCCGGCCTCGACCCGAACGAGCGGCGCGGACCGACCGCGCGCGAGCGCATGCTCATCCGCCGGCGCCTGCGTGCCACGGGGCAAGAGGACGCGGAGGCGGAGGCTCTCCGGCGGGCCCTCGGCGAGCGGCAGACTCTGGACGAGCTGTTGGCTTCAGGCGTGGTTGCGCGCTGCCCCAGCTGCGGCGAGCTCACCGGCCGGCGCGATCGCACGTGCTCGAACTGCGGCGCCCAGCTCGCCTCCGAGCAGCCGACCGAGCGCCACACGGCCGGCCGGGATCAGAACGGCCACGCCACCGCGCCCAGCACCGCCGTCAAAGGCGCCAGTAGCGTCCGATCGCCGACGCCGCCCGCTCGCTGA